Proteins from one Hydrogenivirga caldilitoris genomic window:
- a CDS encoding tetratricopeptide repeat protein produces MKKIILTLGVITTFSYANYYYDYVMCRYLSDKPKEAELFCLQAVEEKPTPSLYMDTIRLEMSLKNTDKALELAKEYKKRYPNNVEPYIALYSIYKLQGEKVKALEILEKARKKFPDNREILIFLADEYIKAKKMKEAKEVLHRFAELNPDNPFPYYLLGQLYLSEGKVDTAVEYFQKALDIKKTFEAAFVTLGKIYEQSEKFSEAEKLYKSILKEDPDNRSALEKLAQLYMATGRFQEAKELYEKLSEIDPTNYQYKHQLAITLLQSGEFERAKKILSELYSHHPEDLNVAYSYALSMELTGEAEKAVDVYEKLYKLVPNNQRIIERLANVYLNLKRYREAEKLIEEGLKQNPANVKLLMLKANLYMEKKEYEEAVKVLDQAIAILPKEYRAYFLKAIAMDYLGKIIEAEDNLRKAIELNPEDPDLYNHLGYSLLLWYGTTRIEEAQALIERALKAEPENPAYIDSMGWVYYLKGDYEKAIQYLLDALSKAYDDPVVNEHVGDVLLKMGYREPALEYYKSALKLLEAGKEGEKGQRERLIEKLKKLGVSF; encoded by the coding sequence ATGAAGAAGATAATTTTAACCTTAGGTGTTATCACAACTTTTTCTTACGCCAATTACTATTACGACTACGTCATGTGCAGGTATCTCTCGGACAAACCGAAGGAAGCCGAGCTGTTCTGCCTTCAGGCTGTTGAGGAGAAACCAACCCCATCCCTTTATATGGACACCATAAGGCTGGAGATGTCTCTAAAGAACACGGATAAAGCTCTGGAGCTGGCGAAGGAATATAAGAAACGCTATCCCAACAACGTGGAACCCTACATAGCCCTGTACAGTATATACAAGCTCCAGGGGGAGAAAGTTAAAGCTCTTGAAATACTTGAGAAAGCCCGCAAGAAGTTCCCTGACAACAGGGAGATCCTAATATTCCTTGCAGACGAGTACATAAAGGCAAAGAAGATGAAAGAGGCAAAGGAGGTACTCCACAGATTCGCAGAGCTGAACCCGGATAACCCCTTCCCCTATTACCTCCTTGGACAGCTTTACCTGAGCGAAGGAAAGGTTGATACAGCCGTGGAGTACTTTCAGAAAGCCTTGGACATAAAAAAGACCTTTGAAGCTGCCTTTGTGACACTTGGAAAGATATATGAGCAGAGCGAAAAGTTCAGCGAGGCTGAGAAGTTGTACAAAAGCATACTCAAGGAAGACCCCGATAACCGCTCGGCTCTGGAAAAGTTAGCTCAGCTATACATGGCAACCGGAAGATTTCAGGAAGCGAAGGAACTGTATGAAAAGCTCAGCGAGATAGACCCTACGAACTATCAGTACAAACACCAGCTCGCGATCACGCTCCTTCAGTCGGGTGAATTTGAGAGGGCAAAGAAGATACTCTCCGAGTTGTATAGTCATCATCCAGAAGACCTCAATGTGGCTTACTCTTACGCCCTGTCTATGGAGCTTACGGGAGAAGCAGAGAAGGCTGTTGATGTATATGAAAAACTTTACAAACTTGTTCCCAACAACCAGAGGATAATTGAGAGGCTTGCGAACGTTTACCTAAACCTAAAGAGATATAGAGAGGCTGAGAAACTTATAGAGGAAGGTTTAAAGCAAAACCCGGCAAATGTAAAGCTTTTGATGCTTAAAGCAAACCTGTATATGGAAAAGAAGGAGTATGAAGAAGCCGTAAAGGTCCTTGACCAGGCGATAGCCATCTTACCAAAGGAATACAGAGCTTACTTCTTAAAGGCGATAGCCATGGACTACCTGGGAAAAATCATAGAAGCTGAAGATAACCTCAGAAAGGCGATAGAGCTCAACCCTGAGGACCCAGACCTTTACAACCACCTGGGGTACTCTCTGCTGCTCTGGTACGGGACTACCAGGATAGAGGAGGCACAGGCACTGATAGAAAGGGCTCTTAAGGCAGAGCCTGAGAACCCAGCTTACATAGACAGTATGGGTTGGGTTTACTACCTGAAAGGGGACTATGAGAAGGCTATTCAGTACCTCCTTGATGCCCTGAGTAAGGCGTACGATGACCCTGTTGTGAACGAACACGTAGGCGACGTTTTATTGAAAATGGGTTACAGGGAACCCGCTTTGGAATACTACAAGTCAGCTCTCAAGCTCCTTGAAGCGGGCAAAGAGGGCGAGAAGGGACAGAGGGAAAGACTAATTGAGAAGCTTAAAAAGCTCGGCGTGAGCTTTTAG
- a CDS encoding universal stress protein: protein MKILVPVDFSDITNVVLRVVKNIAQAHKGEVVLFHAVSPAIYIPYPESLTVDVIDIKVLQEIEEKKRREAEEKLRGLTEFLKPVPSKTLVEVGDPRDLILEAEERENPDLVIIGSHKKGLVEKILIGSTAEKVVKHSVKPVLVIKGSEPTFGKKVLIAYDFSKTAEKTVEFALKFLKPFKVRVEILHIEEPIELPIVEKIGEALYDRYREEKKKYLDKLKERFSLEGFDVSASFLSEKDPAQAIVEHIKEDSDIELLVMGSRGLSGLKRILLGSTSTEVFKKVDIPILIYKEGRE from the coding sequence TTGAAGATTCTTGTACCGGTTGACTTTTCAGACATAACCAACGTTGTGCTCAGGGTTGTCAAGAACATAGCCCAGGCTCACAAAGGGGAGGTTGTGCTATTTCATGCTGTATCTCCAGCTATATACATACCCTATCCGGAGAGTTTAACAGTTGACGTCATAGATATAAAGGTGCTACAGGAGATAGAGGAGAAGAAGAGGAGGGAAGCAGAGGAGAAGCTCAGAGGTCTGACCGAATTTTTAAAACCCGTTCCATCTAAGACCTTGGTTGAAGTGGGCGATCCCAGAGACCTAATATTGGAAGCCGAGGAAAGGGAGAACCCAGACCTAGTAATTATAGGAAGTCATAAAAAGGGGCTGGTTGAGAAGATACTTATAGGTTCAACTGCAGAGAAGGTTGTGAAACACTCGGTAAAACCTGTCCTTGTTATAAAGGGGTCCGAACCAACCTTCGGCAAGAAGGTTCTAATAGCTTACGATTTTTCAAAAACCGCAGAGAAAACGGTTGAGTTTGCCCTTAAGTTCTTAAAACCTTTCAAGGTAAGGGTTGAAATTCTTCACATTGAAGAACCCATAGAGCTCCCGATTGTTGAAAAGATTGGAGAAGCTCTGTACGACAGGTACAGAGAAGAAAAGAAAAAGTACCTTGACAAGCTCAAGGAAAGGTTCTCTCTGGAAGGTTTTGACGTATCAGCCAGTTTCCTGAGCGAGAAAGACCCGGCACAGGCGATAGTTGAACACATAAAGGAGGATAGTGATATAGAGCTGCTTGTAATGGGGAGTAGGGGGCTTTCCGGACTGAAGAGGATACTCCTTGGTAGCACCTCAACTGAGGTCTTTAAGAAGGTTGATATACCTATACTAATCTACAAGGAAGGTAGAGAATGA
- a CDS encoding inositol monophosphatase family protein, producing the protein MKEIEVFVQAAKEAALIGGIVLKENFRKVKNESIEEKAEKDFVSYVDKTSEERIRDYLSRRFTEHRIVGEEEGGDEEGEFVWYIDPLDGTKNYIAGFPIFGVSVGLTYRKEPIAGAVYLPAFNSMYWAGKDMGAFKDGKTIRVSNTSDVKFSVVAYGFPSRAKRELDTYWLIFKEVFDKVAAMRRPGAAAVDLCFVAEGIFEGLIEFELHPWDITAGIVILKEAGGNYKMLEKGLKRDIIASNGKIQNFLEGIVSKHIKEA; encoded by the coding sequence ATGAAGGAGATAGAGGTATTTGTTCAAGCTGCAAAAGAAGCAGCTTTAATTGGTGGGATAGTCCTGAAGGAAAACTTCAGGAAGGTAAAGAATGAAAGCATTGAGGAAAAAGCTGAAAAGGACTTCGTCAGCTACGTGGACAAAACATCGGAGGAGAGGATAAGGGATTACCTTTCAAGGAGATTCACGGAACACAGAATAGTTGGTGAGGAAGAGGGCGGTGATGAAGAGGGAGAGTTTGTGTGGTATATAGACCCCCTTGACGGAACCAAAAACTATATAGCTGGTTTTCCCATATTTGGTGTTTCCGTAGGGCTGACCTACAGGAAAGAACCCATAGCCGGGGCTGTTTACCTACCAGCCTTTAACTCAATGTATTGGGCTGGCAAAGATATGGGAGCCTTTAAAGACGGAAAGACTATAAGGGTGAGCAACACCTCCGACGTTAAGTTCTCCGTGGTTGCCTACGGTTTTCCCTCCCGTGCAAAGAGAGAACTTGATACTTACTGGCTCATATTTAAAGAGGTTTTTGACAAGGTTGCTGCCATGAGAAGACCTGGCGCAGCCGCCGTTGACCTCTGCTTTGTTGCGGAAGGTATATTTGAAGGACTCATTGAGTTTGAGCTCCACCCATGGGACATAACCGCAGGAATTGTTATACTAAAAGAAGCCGGGGGTAATTACAAGATGTTGGAAAAGGGGTTAAAGAGAGACATAATCGCTTCAAACGGGAAGATACAGAATTTTCTTGAGGGGATTGTGAGTAAACACATCAAGGAGGCTTAG
- a CDS encoding phosphoglycerate kinase, which translates to MHKKKSLRDIDVRGKRVLVRVDFNVPIDEQGNIVDDTRIRACLPTIEYLMDARAKIILMSHLDRPKGRDPRFSLAPVAKRLSRFLEKEVRIAPDCVGEEVKGMVETLSEGEVLLLENLRFHEGETKGDENFAKELASLGEVYVSDAFGTCHRKHASVYLVPKFLKPAVMGFLLEKEINYFEKAMINPQRPVVAVLGGAKVSTKLGIIKNLLNRVDKLFIGGAMAFTFIKAMGYSVGNSLVEEELIPTALDILEEAKKLGVKLYLPVDFLIGQEVSDNTPTRVVPWQEIPDGWMGLDIGHVSLELLSEIIADAQTIVWNGPMGVFELDRFKNGTFGTAKLIAQSSALTIAGGGDTDHAIHKAGVYSAIDFVSTGGGAFLELLEGKPLPCLEVLDDKELQA; encoded by the coding sequence ATGCACAAAAAGAAGAGTCTAAGGGACATTGATGTCCGCGGTAAGAGAGTTCTCGTAAGGGTTGACTTTAACGTACCAATTGATGAGCAAGGGAACATAGTGGACGATACCCGTATAAGGGCTTGCTTACCAACGATTGAGTATCTGATGGACGCAAGGGCAAAGATAATACTGATGTCCCATCTGGACAGGCCAAAGGGAAGAGACCCCCGTTTTTCCCTTGCCCCGGTTGCCAAAAGGCTCTCTCGCTTTCTGGAAAAGGAAGTCCGCATAGCTCCTGACTGTGTGGGTGAAGAGGTAAAGGGAATGGTTGAAACCCTCTCCGAGGGGGAAGTGCTTTTATTGGAGAACCTCAGATTCCATGAGGGTGAGACCAAGGGCGATGAGAATTTTGCAAAAGAGCTGGCAAGCCTTGGAGAAGTTTATGTGAGCGATGCCTTTGGAACCTGTCACAGGAAACATGCCTCTGTTTATCTCGTTCCCAAATTTCTAAAGCCTGCTGTAATGGGATTCCTCCTTGAGAAGGAAATAAATTACTTTGAAAAGGCGATGATAAACCCACAAAGGCCGGTTGTCGCAGTCTTGGGGGGAGCTAAGGTCTCAACAAAGCTTGGGATAATAAAGAACCTTTTAAATAGGGTAGATAAGCTCTTCATCGGCGGAGCTATGGCTTTTACCTTCATAAAGGCTATGGGGTACAGCGTTGGTAACTCGCTTGTTGAAGAGGAGCTCATACCTACGGCTTTAGACATTCTTGAAGAGGCAAAGAAACTTGGTGTAAAGCTTTACCTCCCCGTTGACTTTCTCATAGGTCAGGAGGTTTCTGATAACACCCCTACAAGGGTAGTCCCCTGGCAGGAGATACCGGATGGATGGATGGGGCTTGACATAGGGCATGTATCTCTTGAGCTTCTGTCTGAGATTATCGCAGATGCCCAGACCATAGTGTGGAACGGTCCAATGGGTGTGTTTGAACTGGACAGGTTCAAGAATGGAACCTTTGGAACTGCAAAACTCATAGCCCAATCCTCCGCCCTCACAATAGCGGGTGGAGGTGATACGGACCATGCGATTCACAAAGCGGGTGTTTACAGCGCCATAGACTTTGTCTCCACAGGTGGAGGTGCATTCTTGGAGTTATTGGAGGGCAAGCCCTTACCCTGTCTGGAAGTTCTTGACGACAAAGAGTTACAAGCATGA
- the yaaA gene encoding peroxide stress protein YaaA — MAFYLLPWSREKSRMDLMKRNLFEVWKDKELNRFPELNPLREALIRSFGVETSPLAPAYRRYKNKFWEELSFWALPLRVQEDIKEKGLVFSPLFGVIGAGDPIPLYELSWKDTYEGKELKDFWREHLSQLLGKLFEGETVYDFTSTEERGVVSFPEGTRRVLFEYYRGDKRVINTLPHRAYTLRYIVEKDVTLETLHKINFLDYKVKDVREEESCMKVILQSEGKYI, encoded by the coding sequence ATGGCTTTTTACCTACTACCCTGGAGCAGAGAGAAGTCCAGAATGGACCTTATGAAAAGAAACCTCTTTGAGGTCTGGAAGGATAAAGAGCTCAATAGGTTCCCGGAGCTGAACCCTCTCAGAGAGGCTCTCATAAGGAGCTTCGGTGTTGAGACTTCACCCCTTGCGCCCGCTTACAGAAGGTACAAGAATAAATTCTGGGAAGAGTTGAGTTTCTGGGCTCTTCCTTTAAGGGTTCAGGAAGATATAAAGGAAAAGGGGCTTGTATTTTCTCCGCTGTTCGGAGTTATCGGTGCTGGGGACCCGATACCCCTTTATGAGCTTAGCTGGAAGGATACCTATGAAGGCAAGGAGCTGAAAGACTTTTGGAGGGAACACCTTTCCCAGCTCCTTGGCAAACTTTTTGAAGGGGAGACGGTTTACGATTTCACCTCAACGGAGGAGAGGGGAGTGGTTAGTTTTCCAGAAGGTACGCGCAGGGTATTGTTTGAGTATTACAGAGGAGACAAACGTGTTATAAACACCTTGCCTCACAGAGCCTATACCCTTAGGTATATCGTGGAAAAAGACGTTACCCTTGAGACCCTTCACAAGATAAACTTTTTAGACTATAAAGTTAAGGACGTCAGGGAAGAGGAAAGTTGTATGAAGGTTATCCTTCAGAGCGAGGGGAAATATATATGA
- a CDS encoding glycosyltransferase family 2 protein produces the protein MISVVIPTYNEEENVPVLYEKLKGVLDSLNEEYEIIFVDDGSYDRTPEILKELADKDKRVKVIRFRRNYGQTAAMYAGFEYAKGDVIITMDADLQNDPEDIPKLLEKLQEGYDIVSGWRKDRKDPFLSRKLPSRIANWIISRVTGVELHDYGCTLKAYRADIAKRFRLYGDMHRFLPALANRFGARVTEIPVKHHPRLYGKSKYGIGRTVRVILDIFLVKFLNEYITKPLYVFGGFGFLLLCVGVVIELYLTFVKLFTGEDIGGRPLLILGVLLILAGIQLLSTGIIAELIIRTYYESRGEKPYVIDEKINLEEH, from the coding sequence ATGATCTCTGTAGTTATACCGACTTACAACGAAGAAGAGAACGTGCCTGTTCTTTACGAGAAGCTAAAAGGGGTTTTAGACTCCCTGAATGAAGAGTATGAGATTATATTCGTTGACGACGGTAGCTACGATAGAACACCTGAGATATTGAAAGAGTTGGCTGATAAGGATAAAAGGGTTAAGGTTATCCGTTTCAGGAGAAATTATGGACAGACGGCGGCTATGTACGCCGGATTTGAGTACGCAAAGGGGGACGTCATTATAACTATGGACGCGGACCTCCAGAATGACCCTGAAGACATACCAAAACTTCTGGAAAAGCTTCAGGAAGGCTATGATATAGTAAGCGGTTGGAGGAAAGACAGAAAAGACCCCTTTCTTTCAAGAAAACTCCCTTCCAGGATAGCTAACTGGATAATTTCCAGAGTAACAGGTGTTGAGCTTCACGATTACGGATGTACTCTGAAAGCCTATAGGGCTGATATCGCTAAGAGGTTCAGACTCTATGGGGATATGCACAGGTTTTTACCGGCTCTCGCCAATAGGTTCGGTGCGAGAGTTACTGAAATCCCAGTAAAGCACCACCCAAGACTTTACGGAAAGTCAAAGTACGGCATAGGTAGGACCGTAAGGGTTATCCTTGACATATTCCTGGTTAAGTTCCTGAACGAGTACATAACGAAGCCTCTCTATGTATTTGGGGGTTTTGGTTTCTTGCTTCTCTGTGTTGGAGTGGTCATAGAGCTTTATCTTACCTTTGTTAAGCTCTTTACCGGTGAAGATATAGGCGGTAGACCCCTTCTTATACTCGGTGTTCTACTTATACTTGCAGGCATACAGCTCCTGTCCACGGGTATAATAGCTGAGTTGATAATAAGGACTTACTATGAATCAAGAGGCGAGAAGCCTTACGTTATTGACGAGAAGATAAATTTGGAAGAGCATTAA